From the Phoenix dactylifera cultivar Barhee BC4 chromosome 10, palm_55x_up_171113_PBpolish2nd_filt_p, whole genome shotgun sequence genome, one window contains:
- the LOC103713732 gene encoding heavy metal-associated isoprenylated plant protein 7-like isoform X2: MGDAKAEEGKKGGGGGGGGEGEKEGGGEEEKKGEAAPPPPPPEEIVMRVYMHCEGCSRKVKRCLQGFEGVEEVKTDCRNYKVVVKGKKAAEDPLKVVERVQKKTGRKVELLTPLPPPKPEKEEEKKEEEKPKPEEKKEEPPVIAVVLKVHMHCEACSQEIKKSILKMKGVQAAEPDLKVSQVTVTGVLDPVKLVEYVYKRTGKHAVVVKQEPVEKKLDEEKKAADGKDGSKDEKKADAGGEKAEGEKKDEREGGGEEKEKEGGGGAAEHAAAGGAAKVVDLMKNEFCYYYPRYGVGYAYPPQIFSDENPNACTVM; this comes from the exons atggGAGACGCGAAGGCGGAGGAGGGGAAgaagggcggcggcggcggaggaggaggggagggggagaaggagggaggcggggaggaggagaagaagggggagGCGGCGCCACCGCCTCCGCCGCCGGAGGAAATCGTGATGCGTGTCTACATGCACTGCGAGGGCTGCTCCCGGAAAGTGAAACGCTGCTTGCAAGGGTTCGAAG GGGTGGAGGAGGTGAAGACGGACTGCCGGAACTACAAGGTGGTGGTGAAGGGGAAGAAGGCAGCGGAGGATCCGCTGAAGGTGGTGGAAAGAGTCCAGAAGAAGACGGGGCGGAAGGTGGAGCTTCTCACTCCCCTGCCGCCACCCaagccggagaaggaggaggagaagaaggaagaggagaagccCAAACCCgaggaaaagaaggaggag CCACCAGTGATAGCGGTGGTGCTCAAGGTCCACATGCATTGCGAGGCCTGCTCCCAAGAGATTAAGAAAAGTATCCTAAAGATGAAAG GGGTCCAGGCGGCGGAGCCGGATCTGAAGGTCTCGCAGGTGACGGTGACCGGAGTGCTCGACCCAGTCAAGCTGGTGGAGTACGTCTACAAGCGGACGGGGAAGCACGCGGTGGTGGTGAAGCAGGAGCCGGTGGAGAAGAAGCTGGACGAGGAGAAGAAGGCCGCCGACGGTAAGGACGGCAGCAAGGACGAGAAGAAGGCCGACGCCGGGGGCGAGAAGGCCGAGGGGGAGAAGAAGgacgagagggagggaggcggagaggagaaggagaaggagggaggCGGCGGAGCGGCGGAACACGCGGCCGCCGGTGGCGCCGCCAAGGTGGTGGATTTGATGAAGAACGAGTTCTGTTACTACTATCCGAGATACGGCGTGGGATACGCGTATCCCCCTCAGATCTTTAGCGACGAGAACCCTAACGCCTGTACTGTGATGTAA
- the LOC103713732 gene encoding heavy metal-associated isoprenylated plant protein 7-like isoform X1, whose protein sequence is MGEEEKKPAEGKKEEKPKEKEEKMGDAKAEEGKKGGGGGGGGEGEKEGGGEEEKKGEAAPPPPPPEEIVMRVYMHCEGCSRKVKRCLQGFEGVEEVKTDCRNYKVVVKGKKAAEDPLKVVERVQKKTGRKVELLTPLPPPKPEKEEEKKEEEKPKPEEKKEEPPVIAVVLKVHMHCEACSQEIKKSILKMKGVQAAEPDLKVSQVTVTGVLDPVKLVEYVYKRTGKHAVVVKQEPVEKKLDEEKKAADGKDGSKDEKKADAGGEKAEGEKKDEREGGGEEKEKEGGGGAAEHAAAGGAAKVVDLMKNEFCYYYPRYGVGYAYPPQIFSDENPNACTVM, encoded by the exons ATGGGGGAG gaggagaagaagccggcggaggggaagaaggaggagaagccgaaggagaaggaggagaagatggGAGACGCGAAGGCGGAGGAGGGGAAgaagggcggcggcggcggaggaggaggggagggggagaaggagggaggcggggaggaggagaagaagggggagGCGGCGCCACCGCCTCCGCCGCCGGAGGAAATCGTGATGCGTGTCTACATGCACTGCGAGGGCTGCTCCCGGAAAGTGAAACGCTGCTTGCAAGGGTTCGAAG GGGTGGAGGAGGTGAAGACGGACTGCCGGAACTACAAGGTGGTGGTGAAGGGGAAGAAGGCAGCGGAGGATCCGCTGAAGGTGGTGGAAAGAGTCCAGAAGAAGACGGGGCGGAAGGTGGAGCTTCTCACTCCCCTGCCGCCACCCaagccggagaaggaggaggagaagaaggaagaggagaagccCAAACCCgaggaaaagaaggaggag CCACCAGTGATAGCGGTGGTGCTCAAGGTCCACATGCATTGCGAGGCCTGCTCCCAAGAGATTAAGAAAAGTATCCTAAAGATGAAAG GGGTCCAGGCGGCGGAGCCGGATCTGAAGGTCTCGCAGGTGACGGTGACCGGAGTGCTCGACCCAGTCAAGCTGGTGGAGTACGTCTACAAGCGGACGGGGAAGCACGCGGTGGTGGTGAAGCAGGAGCCGGTGGAGAAGAAGCTGGACGAGGAGAAGAAGGCCGCCGACGGTAAGGACGGCAGCAAGGACGAGAAGAAGGCCGACGCCGGGGGCGAGAAGGCCGAGGGGGAGAAGAAGgacgagagggagggaggcggagaggagaaggagaaggagggaggCGGCGGAGCGGCGGAACACGCGGCCGCCGGTGGCGCCGCCAAGGTGGTGGATTTGATGAAGAACGAGTTCTGTTACTACTATCCGAGATACGGCGTGGGATACGCGTATCCCCCTCAGATCTTTAGCGACGAGAACCCTAACGCCTGTACTGTGATGTAA